CCAATTGATACGAAAATCTTATATGAGATGCCAGTTAAAGCACTCTCTATTTGCTCTTTAATTCCACAGAACATTTTTTGCACGAGGTAGCACTGTGTGGTCGAATGCATTTTCGATTTTTAAGATGTTCCAAGGGGAACACAGTTCGAGTGACAATAGCAAGATATTCAAACTGCACTTGCATGTGTGACTCATGTGTGACAATTCCGTTTCCTGACGCATGCGTGCAAGCAgaggatttcaataaaattttgaaGAATTGTGACGGGAAGAGGTCGTGCATCTTACGACAAGGCAAAAAAGGGAACTGTAAGTCTTCGAGGAAAAGAGTCCTTAAAATAACGTACACATGCATAGCTCTGAACTTTGGCAATAGGCAACGCagagatgatgatgacgacgacgatgatgatgatgatgatcatgatgatgatgatgatgatgacagtgacgtagatgatgatgatgacagtgacgTAGATGATGATGTTCAGGAAGACGATCacgatcatgatgatgatgctgaCGACGACGACgctgatgataatgatgatgacgatgatgaaggAGGTGGTGATGGTAATGATGACATGTGACAACGATCATGTTGATAATGCTGGCATTAATAATtgcgatgacgatgatgatgacgatattGGTTGTGATGATGAAGATTGACGATTCTGACCACGacaatgacgatgacgatggAGATTATTGATGTAGTTGTGACCGGATGAGGATAATTATCTCCATGTTTTCGACTGTAGCAAAAGCATATCTTTTCATTAGAAAAATCCATTCCCAGAGGATTAGGGCTCCCCAGTGGCCTTTATTTCTTTGCTtagagagatttttttttttgagtgaaACAGAAAAAACAGAAAGGACGACGAAATGAACGAGAAAGTTCTAATAAACATAATACTTGAAACTAATAAACTTGAACACGTggaaacatgagcccaacaagtCACTGTTAGTGACTACTACCTGAAGAaaggttctatttttcttatAAGACAAACCAAACAGCAGCTAAGCACCATGCAATCTCCAAAGCTTTTTATTTCTAACAACTAAATTCCTTTACATTCATAATTGAATCCAGAACAAGTTACGTTTATCATTTTAACTtattaaataaaatttgttgaaaATAGCTTTATACAATACAATTTAACCGTATTTGACAAATGCAAGACCAAAGAGAAGATCTTGTTACATTGAAACAACTAAGTGACatattttcttaaaattaaagGAACAACTGACACAATGGGCATCTCATTCAAAGACTAGACTCAGCCCCTCGCCTTGGTTCGCAAAGCAGACGTTCTGGGAGCGAGGTTGCCCCTATTATATTTGGCAATGATATTTGAAAATCATCTCAGAAGAGGATCAAAGAGGGAAGGGATGGATAGGGTAGTTTGGTGCCAGCCAAGaaccctccccctccccccttctTTCTCTTCTAACTTAGAGAAGCCcacaaaaggaagaagaaagctGTGGGTTCATAAACACCTTTAAAGCCAAGCAGCCTCAcaataaagaaaaggaaacagcCAATAAAAGTTTTCCATCTGAGCTTCAACTTTTTTGGAGGAGTCAATCATTTTTCT
This window of the Acropora muricata isolate sample 2 chromosome 14, ASM3666990v1, whole genome shotgun sequence genome carries:
- the LOC136898554 gene encoding uncharacterized protein; translation: MAHSVAFCFIWSAIFSIIIGDFTFQNRFLPNSYFQSFFVEDWLQCIKACTDVSSCISYNYFSSSKCQLNKYGFQNRCQATQNLLVSHGDVFHQLRPAANNTVYVAPDPPQDQTLGCHTSPKCLPDAQESLARITSNDTAETTFLQVNGINKTTNCSYDRNSSHEHFLHEVALCGRMHFRFLRCSKGNTVRVTIARYSNCTCMCDSCVTIPFPDACVQAEDFNKILKNCDGKRSCILRQGKKGNCKSSRKRVLKITYTCIALNFGNRQRRDDDDDDDDDDDDHDDDDDDDSDVDDDDDSDVDDDVQEDDHDHDDDADDDDADDNDDDDDEGGGDGNDDM